One part of the Pseudoliparis swirei isolate HS2019 ecotype Mariana Trench chromosome 6, NWPU_hadal_v1, whole genome shotgun sequence genome encodes these proteins:
- the LOC130195434 gene encoding aquaporin-9-like — MEIQHKRSMRQHCALKHGILKEFLAEFLGTFVLVLFSCGSVAQAVLSRNTLGEPLTVHIGFSVGLMMAEYVAGGVSGGHVNPAVSLAMVILGKLKIWKFPFYVMAQFLGAFAGAAAVFGLYYDAFMDFTSGILSVTGINATGHIFASYPARHLSVLGGFIDQVVGTGMLVLCILAIIDGENIGAPKGVQPLAIGLIIMAIGVSMGLNCGYPLNPARDLGPRLFTAAAGWGMEVFSTADYWWWIPVAGPMVGGVVAAVIYYLLIEVHHHRDEPEKPLQEEEEEEDEDGEDSSLKDKYEMITMS; from the exons ATGGAAATACAACATAAGAGAAGTATGAGGCAACACTGTGCTCTCAAACATGGTATACTCAAGGAATTCCTGGCAGAATTCCTGGGGACATTTGTCTTGGTT CTGTTCAGCTGTGGCTCCGTCGCTCAGGCCGTCCTCAGCCGGAACACCCTGGGTGAGCCGCTCACCGTCCACATCGGCTTCTCCGTGGGACTGATGATGGCGGAGTACGTGGCCGGTGGGGTGTCAG GTGGCCATGTGAACCCTGCTGTGTCTCTGGCCATGGTGATTCTGGGCAAACTGAAGATTTGGAAGTTTCCCTTCTACGTCATGGCTCAGTTTCTTGGTGCTTttgctggagctgctgcagtcTTTGGATTATACTATG ATGCTTTCATGGACTTCACCAGTGGGATTCTGTCAGTGACGGGAATTAATGCAACAGGTCACATTTTTGCTTCCTACCCTGCGAGACACCTATCAGTCCTCGGCGGCTTCATCGATCAG GTGGTGGGGACCGGGATGCTGGTCCTGTGTATCTTGGCCATTATTGATGGTGAAAACATCGGCGCTCCCAAAGGCGTGCAGCCGCTGGCCATCGGTCTGATCATCATGGCCATCGGCGTGTCCATGGGGCTGAACTGTGGCTACCCCCTGAACCCCGCCAGGGACCTGGGGCCCCGCCTGTTCACCGCTGCAGCGGGATGGGGGATGGAGGTCTTCAG CACCGCAGACTACTGGTGGTGGATCCCGGTGGCGGGGCCCATGGTGGGGGGCGTGGTGGCAGCCGTCATCTACTACCTGCTCATCGAGGTGCACCACCACCGCGATGAGCCCGAGAAGccccttcaggaggaggaggaggaggaagacgaggacggCGAGGACAGCAGCCTGAAGGACAAATATGAGATGATCACGATGAGCTAA
- the LOC130195433 gene encoding cingulin-like protein 1 isoform X2 codes for MESHRLSGSSDVRVQRSYMQQHDPRGSQDNMFGVRVQVQGIKGQPYVVLNSSGQEIHRDVSVITHQAGYNSGMVRRSVDERHSPSESQRTAASSTFHYLKHPEILRPYDPESNNMNVVLPSTASVAHPGQLNADITNVNKPKIPLPAEGPVGDQSEVDLNETPLPGRQVPAMAPISGDTGSFISVGKLISRFNSSQRRGRGGPRNRLEPEQCRRSRSVDSSRNCESSTSSSSSSRASSLKGVGGENPGGAYPPGSARARLLGREAPLPREENQSSAPLKGRHGNEVMSPPAAKLLHRAEKPSMSRPFSDQTDESDEREAQVTPDLLKGQQELSVDPPEDAAKHLLFTYLKDGTADDDSTTQKKVTVLLETVKKDYAAEVKFLQQKQAALEKEVSGLKQRLETEIKNEKTLAKACEKARTEKKKLQDELAKSQDELYKLSDRLAEIEAALQSTKQELTQMKAERERSKTEMKDLQQQLSEMHDELDHAKKVEVTNTERDVLLEDMAQLRVDFQEMLQVKEEQEEALHRRERELGALKGALKEEVETHDAYIGALKEEYQIELEKLFRDLDMAKENSALLGQEKVEAEEERGTAKVQLKELSQDRDRLRGKVQEMNNNVDQLSLTMQESKASERLLEQRAKQLEREKQQVEEALTNVRRNEEEMSQSNQLLLTRLEDVQSKLSKLNHEHRDLKEKLKEERKQIEELWKAKTELEDERRLQDRTVEQLQRKMNSIMEECEASTDVLQDQVDEAREKSQRELDELRRQLQEKGAELEKSRQAAKKLQEELLPLEEELRRCCREQQEAQLRGRQLEQRAEELEERKAAAVEERERQVKLMEGRVSQLEEDLNDERTSGDHLMERLDKTKEQGDQMRSELMQERAVRQDLECDKTSLERQNKDLKSRVTHLEGSQRTNQDSLVSKLNSRIQELEERLQGEERDNNSLQQANRKLERKVKEMKMQTDEEHVNLQSQRDQLTQRLKIAKRQMDEAEEEIERLEHGKKKLQREVDEQIETNEQLHGQLSSLRNEMRRKRKSPLSKTAEDDGNNADDFGSD; via the exons ATGGAGTCTCACAGGCTGAGCGGCTCTTCGGATGTCAGGGTGCAGAGGAGCTACATGCAGCAACACGACCCCAGAGGCAGCCAGGACAACATGTTTGGTGTCAGGGTGCAGGTCCAAGGGATCAAAGGTCAACCCTACGTGGTTCTGAACAGTTCTGGCCAGGAGATCCACCGCGACGTCTCAGTTATCACTCACCAAGCGGGGTACAACTCTGGCATGGTGAGGAGGTCTGTGGATGAAAGACACTCTCCCTCTGAGTCACAGAGGACTGCAGCCTCCTCCACATTTCATTATCTGAAACACCCCGAGATTCTGAGACCTTACGACCCTGAAAGTAATAACATGAACGTAGTCCTTCCTTCAACAGCTTCAGTCGCTCACCCCGGACAGCTAAACGCTGATATTACTAATGTGAACAAACCCAAGATCCCTCTGCCTGCCGAGGGCCCGGTGGGAGACCAGAGCGAGGTGGACCTGAACGAGACTCCTCTTCCAGGTAGACAAGTCCCTGCAATGGCCCCAATCTCAGGGGACACGGGCTCCTTCATATCTGTTGGGAAGCTAATAAGTCGGTTCAACAGCAGCcagaggaggggaaggggagGCCCGAGGAACAGGTTGGAACCAGAGCAGTGTCGGAGGTCACGCAGCGTGGACAGCAGTCGAAACTGCGAGTCCTCGacttcgtcctcttcctccagcagaGCCTCGTCTCTGAAGGGCGTCGGAGGCGAGAACCCAGGTGGGGCGTATCCTCCGGGGTCAGCCAGGGCTCGACTCCTCGGCAGAGAAGCCCCTTTGCCAAGGGAGGAGAACCAGTCCAGCGCGCCGCTTAAAGGACGTCATGGAAACGAGGTTATGTCTCCACCTGCTGCGAAATTACTTCACAGAGCAGAGAAACCCTCCATGTCCAGGCCGTTCAGCGACCAGACGGATGAATCCGATGAAAGAGAAGCACAG GTGACTCCTGATCTTCTGAAAGGACAGCAAGAACTCTCAGTGGACCCGCCTGAAGACGCAGCAAAACACCTGCTGTTCACTTACCTCAAGGATGG GACAGCTGACGATGACTCCACCACTCAGAAGAAAGTCACCGTGCTCCTTGAAACGGTCAAAAAG GATTATGCAGCTGAGGTGAAGTTTCTGCAGCAGAAACAAGCGGCGCTGGAGAAAGAAGTGTCCGGATTAAagcaaagactggaaacagagaTCAAG AATGAAAAGACTCTCGCTAAGGCTTGTGAAAAGGCCaggacagagaagaagaaacttcAGGACGAGTTGGCCAAAAGTCAGGACGAGCTTTACAAACTCAGCGACAGGCTGGCCGAGATCGAGGCCGCTCTCCAGTCCACCAAGCAGGA GCTGACACAGatgaaggcagagagagagagatcgaagACGGAGATGAAAGACCTTCAGCAGCAGCTGTCTGAGATGCACGATGAGCTGGACCACGCCAAGAAGGTCGAGGTGACGAATACAGAAAGAGACGTCCTTCTGGAG GATATGGCGCAGCTGCGCGTGGACTTTCAGGAGATGCTAcaggtgaaggaggagcaggaggaggcgctgCACCGCAGGGAGAGGGAGCTCGGcgccctgaagggggcgctcaaagaggaggtggagactcACGACGCGTACATCGGCGCTCTGAAGGAGGAATACCAAATTGAGCTCGAGAAGCTGTTCCGGGATTTAGACATGGCTAAAGAG aACAGCGCTCTGCTGGGTCAAGAGAAGGttgaagcagaggaggagagaggcacaGCGAAGGTGCAGCTGAAGGAATTGAGCCAGGACAGAGATCGGCTGAGAGGAAAGGTGCAGGAGATGAACAACAATGTGGATCAGCTGAGTCTGACGATGCAGGAGTCCAAAGCCTCAGAGAGGCTGTTGGAGCAGAGAGCAAAGCAGCTGGAG AGGGAAAAGCAGCAGGTTGAGGAGGCGCTGACGAATGTGAGGAGgaatgaggaggagatgagtcAGTCCAACCAGCTGCTGCTCACTCGCTTGGAGGACGTGCAG AGTAAGCTGTCCAAGCTGAATCACGAGCACAGGGACCTGAAGGAGAAActcaaggaggagaggaaacaaataGAGGAGCTGTGGAAGGCAAAAACTGAgctggaggatgagaggaggctgCAGGACCGGACTGTGGAGCAACTGCAGAGGAAG ATGAATAGCATTATGGAGGAGTGCGAGGCCTCTACAGATGTACTCCAGGACCAGGTTGATGAGGCCAGAGAGAAGAGTCAGAGGGAGTTGGACGAGCTGCGGAGGCAGCTGCAGGAAAAGGGAGCAGAGCTGGAGAAATCCCGTCAGGCGGCCAAAAAACTTCAGGAAGAG CTGCTTcctctggaggaggaactgcgGCGCTGTTGCagggagcagcaggaggccCAGCTGAGGGGCCGGCAGCTGGAGCAGAGggcggaggagctggaggagaggaaggcagCGGCGGTGGAAGAGCGGGAGCGCCAGGTCAAACTCATGGAG GGACGCGTCAGTCAACTGGAGGAGGACCTCAATGATGAGCGCACCAGTGGTGACCACCTGATGGAACGATTAGACAAAACCAAAGAGCAG GGTGATCAGATGAGGAGTGAGCTGATGCAGGAGAGAGCAGTCCGGCAGGACCTGGAGTGTGACAAGACGAGTCTGGAGAGACAg AATAAAGACCTGAAGAGCAGAGTCACTCATCTGGAAGGATCGCAGAGGACCAACCAGGATTCACTCGTCTCCAAACTTAACAGCCGCATCCAGGAGCTTGAGGAAAGGTTGCAAGGAGAAGAGAG agACAACAACAGCCTGCAACAAGCCAACCGCAAGCTGGAGCGCAAGGTGAAGGAGATGAAGATGCAGACGGACGAGGAACACGTCAACCTGCAGAGCCAGAGAGACCAG CTGACTCAGAGACTAAAGATAGCGAAGAGGCAGATGgacgaggcggaggaggagatcgAGCGTCTGGAACACGGCAAGAAGAAGCTGCAGAGAGAAGTGGACGAGCAGATCGAGACCAACGAGCAGCTCCACGGCCAACTGAGTTCACTGAGGAACGAGATGAG GCGTAAGAGGAAATCACCTCTCAGTAAGACCGCGGAGGACGACGGGAACAACGCGGATGACTTTGGGTCTGACTGA
- the LOC130195476 gene encoding disintegrin and metalloproteinase domain-containing protein 10-like: MDLLDMLLLKVFLFVCLLNYTQGHYRNPLNKYIRHYEGLSYDTELVHSNHQRAKRAFSPEDKFLHLDFHAHGRHFNLRMKRDTTLFAQDLKVDVSGDEIPFDTSHIYTGEIYGEKGTLTHGSIVDGKFDGFIQSYQGSYYVEPAERYLEGKDVPFHSVIYHEDDIHYPHKFGPEGGCADSSVFERMKKYQASASARPPKELHTEMSFNDPVLLRKKRMAQVEKNTCQLFIQTDHLFFKYYKTREAVIAQISSHVKAIDAIYQGTDFMGIRNISFMVKRIRINTTSDERDRSNPFRFANIGVEKFLELNSEQNHDDYCLAYVFTDRDFDDGVLGLAWVGAPSGSSGGICEKSKLYSDGKKKSLNTGIITVQNYASHVPPKVSHITFAHEVGHNFGSPHDSGSECTPGESKSQDKKEKGNYIMYARATSGDKLNNNKFSICSVRNISQVLEKKRSNCFVESGQPICGNGLVEPGEECDCGYSDQCRDQCCYDANQADNKKCKLKPNKVCSPSQGPCCTAECSYKGRNEKCREESECAHQGMCNGVGSQCPTSEPKANFTACHGETQVCLNGGCSGSICEKYGLEACTCASLDGKDETELCHVCCMEKMNPNTCSSTGSEPLARFFNNKVTTLPAGSPCNDFKGYCDVFMKCRLVDADGPLARLKKAIFNPELYENIAEWIVAHWWAVLLMGIALIMLMAGFIKICSVHTPSSNPKLPPPKPLPGTLKRRRAQQLQQQQQQANAQVQNQSQQPHGQHGGPRQPQRQRQPQPQRHHRQPRENYQMGQMRR, encoded by the exons ATGGATTTGTTAGACATGCTTCTTCTTAAAGTGTTCCTTTTCGTGTGTTTGCTGAACTACACCCAAG GACATTATAGAAATCCCCTGAACAAGTACATCCGTCACTATGAAGGCCTGTCCTACGACACAGAGCTTGTGCACAGCAACCATCAGAGGGCCAAGAGGGCGTTCTCGCCTGAAGACAAGTTCCTTCATTTAGATTTTCACGCCCATGGAAg ACATTTTAACTTACGAATGAAGAGAGATACAACCTTGTTTGCCCAAGATTTGAAGGTAGACGTTTCTGGAGACGAGATTCCATTTGATACCTCTCATATCTACACTGGAGAAATCTACG GGGAGAAAGGTACCCTGACGCATGGCTCCATTGTGGATGGTAAGTTTGATGGCTTCATTCAGAGCTACCAGGGCTCCTACTACGTGGAGCCTGCGGAGAGATACCTGGAGGGAAAAGACGTGCCGTTCCACTCGGTCATCTATCACGAAGACGACATAC ACTACCCGCACAAGTTCGGCCCGGAGGGAGGCTGCGCTGATAGCTCGGTGTTCGAGAGGATGAAAAAGTACCAAGCCTCGGCCTCGGCACGGCCACCTAAG GAGCTCCACACTGAGATGAGCTTCAATGACCCTGTGCTGCTGAGAAAGAAGAGGATGGCCCAGGTTGAGAAAAACACCTGCCAGCTTTTCATTCAGACGGACCATCTCTTCTTCAAGTACTACAAGACCAGGGAGGCGGTCATCGCTCAG ATCTCCAGTCATGTCAAGGCCATCGATGCCATCTATCAGGGGACCGACTTCATGGGCATTCGCAACATCAGCTTCATGGTGAAAAGAATCCGG ATCAACACCACCAGCGACGAGAGGGACCGGTCCAACCCGTTCCGCTTTGCCAACATCGGTGTGGAGAAGTTCCTTGAGCTGAACTCGGAGCAGAACCATGACGACTACTGCTTGGCTTATGTTTTCACCGACAGAGACTTTGATGACGGGGTGTTGGGTTTGGCCTGGGTCGGAGCCCCTTCAG GGAGCTCCGGAGGCATCTGTGAAAAAAGCAAGCTGTACTCCGACGGAAAAAAGAAGTCTCTGAACACGGGTATCATCACTGTACAGAACTACGCCTCCCACGTACCGCCAAAGGTCTCCCATATCACGTTTGCACATGAAGTAGGACACAACTTCGGCTCCCCG CACGACTCTGGATCCGAGTGCACCCCCGGAGAATCCAAGAGCcaagacaagaaggagaagggCAATTATATCATGTATGCCAGGGCTACCTCCGGCGACAAGCTCAACAATAACAAGTTCTCCATCTGCAGCGTGCGCAACATCAGCCAAGtgctggagaagaagaggagcaactGTTTTGTCG AGTCTGGCCAGCCCATCTGTGGTAACGGCCTGGTGGAGCCAGGAGAGGAGTGTGACTGTGGCTACAGTGACCAGTGCAGGGACCAGTGCTGCTATGACGCCAACCAGGCTGACAACAAGAAGTGCAAGTTAAAGCCCAACAAAGTCTGCAG CCCCAGCCAGGGTCCCTGCTGCACCGCCGAGTGCTCTTACAAGGGCCGTAATGAGAAGTGCAGAGAGGAGTCTGAGTGCGCTCACCAGGGCATGTGTAACGGAGTCGGTTCCCAGTGTCCCACATCGGAGCCCAAGGCCAACTTCACCGCCTGCCACGGGGAGACTCAAGTCTGCCTCAACGGG GGCTGCTCCGGCTCCATCTGTGAGAAGTATGGGCTGGAGGCCTGCACCTGTGCGAGCCTAGATGGCAAGGACGAGACTGAGCTGTGCCATGTGTGCTGCATGGAGAAGA TGAATCCCAACACGTGCAGCAGCACCGGCTCAGAGCCGCTGGCTcgtttctttaataataaagtgACCACGCTGCCGGCCGGCTCGCCGTGCAACGACTTCAAGGGCTACTGTGACGTGTTCATGAAGTGCCGCCTGGTGGATGCGGACGGGCCGCTGGCCAGGCTGAAGAAGGCCATCTTCAACCCGGAGCTCTATGAAAACATTGCAGAGTGGATCGTG GCCCATTGGTGGGCAGTGCTGCTGATGGGCATTGCCCTCATCATGCTCATGGCTGGCTTCATTAAGATCTGTAGCGTGCATACACCGAGCAGTAACCCCAAACTTCCTCCTCCAAAACCACTTCCAG gcACTTTGAAGAGGCGGCGagcgcagcagctgcagcagcagcagcaacaggccAACGCCCAGGTGCAGAACCAGTCTCAGCAACCGCACGGCCAACACGGCGGCCCGCGGCAGCCCCAGAGGCAGCGGCAGCCGCAGCCCCAGAGGCACCACCGCCAGCCCCGGGAGAACTATCAGATGGGCCAGATGAGACGCTGA
- the LOC130195433 gene encoding cingulin-like protein 1 isoform X1: protein MESHRLSGSSDVRVQRSYMQQHDPRGSQDNMFGVRVQVQGIKGQPYVVLNSSGQEIHRDVSVITHQAGYNSGMVRRSVDERHSPSESQRTAASSTFHYLKHPEILRPYDPESNNMNVVLPSTASVAHPGQLNADITNVNKPKIPLPAEGPVGDQSEVDLNETPLPGRQVPAMAPISGDTGSFISVGKLISRFNSSQRRGRGGPRNRLEPEQCRRSRSVDSSRNCESSTSSSSSSRASSLKGVGGENPGGAYPPGSARARLLGREAPLPREENQSSAPLKGRHGNEVMSPPAAKLLHRAEKPSMSRPFSDQTDESDEREAQQVTPDLLKGQQELSVDPPEDAAKHLLFTYLKDGTADDDSTTQKKVTVLLETVKKDYAAEVKFLQQKQAALEKEVSGLKQRLETEIKNEKTLAKACEKARTEKKKLQDELAKSQDELYKLSDRLAEIEAALQSTKQELTQMKAERERSKTEMKDLQQQLSEMHDELDHAKKVEVTNTERDVLLEDMAQLRVDFQEMLQVKEEQEEALHRRERELGALKGALKEEVETHDAYIGALKEEYQIELEKLFRDLDMAKENSALLGQEKVEAEEERGTAKVQLKELSQDRDRLRGKVQEMNNNVDQLSLTMQESKASERLLEQRAKQLEREKQQVEEALTNVRRNEEEMSQSNQLLLTRLEDVQSKLSKLNHEHRDLKEKLKEERKQIEELWKAKTELEDERRLQDRTVEQLQRKMNSIMEECEASTDVLQDQVDEAREKSQRELDELRRQLQEKGAELEKSRQAAKKLQEELLPLEEELRRCCREQQEAQLRGRQLEQRAEELEERKAAAVEERERQVKLMEGRVSQLEEDLNDERTSGDHLMERLDKTKEQGDQMRSELMQERAVRQDLECDKTSLERQNKDLKSRVTHLEGSQRTNQDSLVSKLNSRIQELEERLQGEERDNNSLQQANRKLERKVKEMKMQTDEEHVNLQSQRDQLTQRLKIAKRQMDEAEEEIERLEHGKKKLQREVDEQIETNEQLHGQLSSLRNEMRRKRKSPLSKTAEDDGNNADDFGSD, encoded by the exons ATGGAGTCTCACAGGCTGAGCGGCTCTTCGGATGTCAGGGTGCAGAGGAGCTACATGCAGCAACACGACCCCAGAGGCAGCCAGGACAACATGTTTGGTGTCAGGGTGCAGGTCCAAGGGATCAAAGGTCAACCCTACGTGGTTCTGAACAGTTCTGGCCAGGAGATCCACCGCGACGTCTCAGTTATCACTCACCAAGCGGGGTACAACTCTGGCATGGTGAGGAGGTCTGTGGATGAAAGACACTCTCCCTCTGAGTCACAGAGGACTGCAGCCTCCTCCACATTTCATTATCTGAAACACCCCGAGATTCTGAGACCTTACGACCCTGAAAGTAATAACATGAACGTAGTCCTTCCTTCAACAGCTTCAGTCGCTCACCCCGGACAGCTAAACGCTGATATTACTAATGTGAACAAACCCAAGATCCCTCTGCCTGCCGAGGGCCCGGTGGGAGACCAGAGCGAGGTGGACCTGAACGAGACTCCTCTTCCAGGTAGACAAGTCCCTGCAATGGCCCCAATCTCAGGGGACACGGGCTCCTTCATATCTGTTGGGAAGCTAATAAGTCGGTTCAACAGCAGCcagaggaggggaaggggagGCCCGAGGAACAGGTTGGAACCAGAGCAGTGTCGGAGGTCACGCAGCGTGGACAGCAGTCGAAACTGCGAGTCCTCGacttcgtcctcttcctccagcagaGCCTCGTCTCTGAAGGGCGTCGGAGGCGAGAACCCAGGTGGGGCGTATCCTCCGGGGTCAGCCAGGGCTCGACTCCTCGGCAGAGAAGCCCCTTTGCCAAGGGAGGAGAACCAGTCCAGCGCGCCGCTTAAAGGACGTCATGGAAACGAGGTTATGTCTCCACCTGCTGCGAAATTACTTCACAGAGCAGAGAAACCCTCCATGTCCAGGCCGTTCAGCGACCAGACGGATGAATCCGATGAAAGAGAAGCACAG CAGGTGACTCCTGATCTTCTGAAAGGACAGCAAGAACTCTCAGTGGACCCGCCTGAAGACGCAGCAAAACACCTGCTGTTCACTTACCTCAAGGATGG GACAGCTGACGATGACTCCACCACTCAGAAGAAAGTCACCGTGCTCCTTGAAACGGTCAAAAAG GATTATGCAGCTGAGGTGAAGTTTCTGCAGCAGAAACAAGCGGCGCTGGAGAAAGAAGTGTCCGGATTAAagcaaagactggaaacagagaTCAAG AATGAAAAGACTCTCGCTAAGGCTTGTGAAAAGGCCaggacagagaagaagaaacttcAGGACGAGTTGGCCAAAAGTCAGGACGAGCTTTACAAACTCAGCGACAGGCTGGCCGAGATCGAGGCCGCTCTCCAGTCCACCAAGCAGGA GCTGACACAGatgaaggcagagagagagagatcgaagACGGAGATGAAAGACCTTCAGCAGCAGCTGTCTGAGATGCACGATGAGCTGGACCACGCCAAGAAGGTCGAGGTGACGAATACAGAAAGAGACGTCCTTCTGGAG GATATGGCGCAGCTGCGCGTGGACTTTCAGGAGATGCTAcaggtgaaggaggagcaggaggaggcgctgCACCGCAGGGAGAGGGAGCTCGGcgccctgaagggggcgctcaaagaggaggtggagactcACGACGCGTACATCGGCGCTCTGAAGGAGGAATACCAAATTGAGCTCGAGAAGCTGTTCCGGGATTTAGACATGGCTAAAGAG aACAGCGCTCTGCTGGGTCAAGAGAAGGttgaagcagaggaggagagaggcacaGCGAAGGTGCAGCTGAAGGAATTGAGCCAGGACAGAGATCGGCTGAGAGGAAAGGTGCAGGAGATGAACAACAATGTGGATCAGCTGAGTCTGACGATGCAGGAGTCCAAAGCCTCAGAGAGGCTGTTGGAGCAGAGAGCAAAGCAGCTGGAG AGGGAAAAGCAGCAGGTTGAGGAGGCGCTGACGAATGTGAGGAGgaatgaggaggagatgagtcAGTCCAACCAGCTGCTGCTCACTCGCTTGGAGGACGTGCAG AGTAAGCTGTCCAAGCTGAATCACGAGCACAGGGACCTGAAGGAGAAActcaaggaggagaggaaacaaataGAGGAGCTGTGGAAGGCAAAAACTGAgctggaggatgagaggaggctgCAGGACCGGACTGTGGAGCAACTGCAGAGGAAG ATGAATAGCATTATGGAGGAGTGCGAGGCCTCTACAGATGTACTCCAGGACCAGGTTGATGAGGCCAGAGAGAAGAGTCAGAGGGAGTTGGACGAGCTGCGGAGGCAGCTGCAGGAAAAGGGAGCAGAGCTGGAGAAATCCCGTCAGGCGGCCAAAAAACTTCAGGAAGAG CTGCTTcctctggaggaggaactgcgGCGCTGTTGCagggagcagcaggaggccCAGCTGAGGGGCCGGCAGCTGGAGCAGAGggcggaggagctggaggagaggaaggcagCGGCGGTGGAAGAGCGGGAGCGCCAGGTCAAACTCATGGAG GGACGCGTCAGTCAACTGGAGGAGGACCTCAATGATGAGCGCACCAGTGGTGACCACCTGATGGAACGATTAGACAAAACCAAAGAGCAG GGTGATCAGATGAGGAGTGAGCTGATGCAGGAGAGAGCAGTCCGGCAGGACCTGGAGTGTGACAAGACGAGTCTGGAGAGACAg AATAAAGACCTGAAGAGCAGAGTCACTCATCTGGAAGGATCGCAGAGGACCAACCAGGATTCACTCGTCTCCAAACTTAACAGCCGCATCCAGGAGCTTGAGGAAAGGTTGCAAGGAGAAGAGAG agACAACAACAGCCTGCAACAAGCCAACCGCAAGCTGGAGCGCAAGGTGAAGGAGATGAAGATGCAGACGGACGAGGAACACGTCAACCTGCAGAGCCAGAGAGACCAG CTGACTCAGAGACTAAAGATAGCGAAGAGGCAGATGgacgaggcggaggaggagatcgAGCGTCTGGAACACGGCAAGAAGAAGCTGCAGAGAGAAGTGGACGAGCAGATCGAGACCAACGAGCAGCTCCACGGCCAACTGAGTTCACTGAGGAACGAGATGAG GCGTAAGAGGAAATCACCTCTCAGTAAGACCGCGGAGGACGACGGGAACAACGCGGATGACTTTGGGTCTGACTGA